The region TAGTGTTGATATTGTTTACACAAGTTCTTCAACAATGACAACACCTCCAGATATTACTATTTGTAATTATGTTTCACCAATTGTTTTTAATTTAAATTCAGTTATTAATATTATTACAAATGGATCTCCTGGAGATTTTGAAAATTATGGATTTTATTTAACTCAAGCAGATGCGATTAACAATACAAACATGATTCCTTCTGCTCAATGGGGTGCATATCCAGGAACACCAGGTCAGACAATTTATTTTGGAGGTGAAAATATTGCAGTAGGGACGGGATGTCGCGAAGAGGTTCATTTTCAACTTTTACAAGTTGCATGTGCTGTAGTTACTCCTCCTAATTTAGTAGTTTGTGATGATTCTAGTAATGATGGTTTTGCTACCTTTAATTTAGATCCACAAACGCCCATTGCTTTAGGTTCAAATAATCCGGCGAACTATAATGTTACTTACCATACTTCGTTATCGGATGCAAATGGTGATTTAAATGCGATTTCGCCGACCAATTCATTTACAAATACTGTTAATCCACAGACTATTTATATTCGTTTGGAAGAGTCGTCAAATGCTGCGAATTTTACAACGACATCTTTTCAATTGCAGGTTGTTTCACAGCCTACAGTGACTATTTCGGGTACGGCTAGTATTTGTAATGGTGGTTCAACGAATTTAACATTTACAGGTACTCCAGGTGCTTTGATTACTTACACAGATGGTACTTCAAATTTCACGACTACAATTGATTCTGCGGGGACTTCAGTTGTTTCGGTTAGTCCAACAGTAACGACTACGTATAGTTTGATTAATGCTTCAATTACACCTCCTGGTTGTACCAATCCACAATCGGGTAGTGTTACGATTACAGTGTCTCAGCAAGTTGTGGGGACATTGTCTTATTCGCCGTCTGATTTTTGTACAACAGATGCTTCAACTTATGCGCCAATATTTACAACGACTACAGCTGGTTCTGGATCTTGTGCTTCAAATGTTCCTACGTATTCAGCTACACCAGCAGGTTTGTTTATTGATGCTACAACTGGGGTAATTACACCGGCATTAAGTTTGCCTGGTACTTATACAGTTACGATTAATTATCCTGCGTGCGGTGGATGTGCAGCAGCAGGATATACCACAACAGTTACAGTTGCTTCACCTACTACATCAACGATTTCATATACTACACCGTTGTGTACTTCAGATGTTTCGACTTATGCTCCAACGTTAGTTGGTGCTACAGGCGCGTCTAATTATACAGCTGTTCCTGTTGGTTTAACAATAAATTCAACTACAGGTGTTATAACACCAAGTACGAGTTTACCAGGTACTTATACAATAACTTATCTTCCAAATGGAGTAGGGGCTTGTCCTACTATTCCAACACCGACTACTGTTACTGTAACAGCTGCGCCAACGGCAAGTATCTCTTATGCGGGTACGCCTTATTGTACAACGGTTACAGCATCACAAGCGGTAACGTTAACAGGAACTAATGCTTACACAGGAGGAACCTTTACTTCTACAGCAGGTTTAACATTAGATGCTACAACGGGAGCGATTGTTCCAAGTACGAGTGTACCGGGTACTTATACGGTTACTTATACAATTCCAGCAAGTGCAGGATGTGCTTCGGTTCCAGTGACTACTACTGTTACCATAACAGGAGCGCCTACGGCTACAATATCTTATGCAGGTACACCATTCTGTAATAATAGTACAGCGCCTCAAGCGGTAACGTTAACAGGAACTAATGCTTATACAGGAGGAACTTTTGTTTCTACAGCAGGTTTAACATTAGATGCTACAACGGGAGCTATAACACCAAGTACGAGTGTACCGGGTACTTATACGATTACTTATACAATTCCAGCAAGTGCGGGATGTGCTTCGGTTCCAGCAACTACTACTGTTACTGTAACAGCTGCACCAACGGCAAGTATCTCTTATGCGGGTACACCTTATTGTACAACGGTTACAGCATCACAAGCGGTAACGTTAACAGGAACTAATGCTTACACAGGAGGAACCTTTACTTCTACAGCAGGTTTAACATTAGATGCTACAACGGGAGCTATTGTTCCAAGTACGAGTGTACCGGGTACTTATACGGTTACTTATACAATTCCAGCAAGTGCAGGATGTGCTTCGGTTCCAGTGACTACTACTGTTACCATAACAGGAACGCCTACGGCTACAATATCTTATGCAGGTACACCATTCTGTAATAATAGTACAGCGCCTCAAGCGGTAACGTTAACAGGAACTAATGCTTATACAGGAGGAACTTTTGTTTCTACAGCAGGTTTAACATTAGATGCTACAACGGGAGCTATAACACCAAGTACGAGTGTACCGGGTACTTATACGATTACTTATACAATTCCAGCAAGTGCGGGATGTGCTTCGGTTCCAGCAACTACTACTGTTACTGTAACAGCTGCACCAACGGCAAGTATCTCTTATGCGGGTACACCTTATTGTACAACGGTTACAGCATCACAAGCGGTAACGTTAACAGGAACTAATGCTTACACAGGAGGAACCTTTACTTCTACAGCAGGTTTAACATTAGATGCTACAACGGGAGCTATTGTTCCAAGTACGAGTGTACCGGGTACTTATACGGTTACTTATACAATTCCAGCAAGTGCAGGATGTGCTTCGGTTCCGGTGACTACTACTGTTACCATAACAGGAGCGCCTACGGCTACAATATCTTATGCAGGTACACCATTCTGTAATAATAGTACAGCGCCTCAAGCGGTAACGTTAACAGGAACTAATGCTTATACAGGAGGAACTTTTGTTTCTACAGCAGGTTTAACATTAGATGCTACAACGGGAGCTATAACACCAAGTACGAGTGTACCGGGTACTTATACGATTACTTATACAATTCCAGCAAGTGCGGGATGTGCTTCGGTTCCAGCAACTACTACTGTTACTGTAACAGCTGCACCAACGGCAAGTATCTCTTATGCGGGTACACCTTATTGTACAACAGTTACAGCATCACAAGCGGTAACGTTAACAGGAACTAATGCTTATACAGGAGGAACCTTTACTTCTACAGCAGGTTTAACATTAGATGCTACAACGGGAGCGATTGTTCCAAGTACGAGTGTACCGGGTACTTATACGGTTACTTATACAATTCCAGCAAGTGTAGGATGTGCTTCGGTTCCAGTGACTACTACTGTTACCATAACAGGAGCGCCTACGGCTACAATATCTTATGCAGGTACACCATTCTGTAATAATAGTACAGCGCCTCAAGCGGTAACGTTAACAGGAACTAATGCTTATACAGGAGGAACTTTTGTTTCTACAGCAGGTTTAACATTAGATGCTACAACGGGAGCTATAACACCAAGTACGAGTGTACCGGGTACTTATACGATTACTTATACAATTCCAGCAAGTGCGGGATGTGCTTCGGTTCCAGCAACTACTACTGTTACCATTACGTCTTTACCAACAGCAACTATTGCTGTTTCGCCAGCTACTATTTGTTCAGGAGGTACATCAACAATTACATTTACAGGTAGTGCAAATGCTACGATAACTTATACAGTTAATAATGGAGCGAACCAAACGATTGTTTTAAATAGTTCGGGTTCGGCTACGTTGACTACGCCAGCATTAACGAACTCATCAATTTATACTTTAGTTAGTGTTGCTAATGGTTGTGTTACACCATTATCAGGTACGGTTACAGTAAATGTGTTGCCATTACCAACAGCGGGTATAACAGGAAGTACAATTTGTCAAAATACATCGGGTACGGTTACTATTACTGGTACACCAAATGCAACGGTAACTTATACGGTTAATGGAGGTTTGAATCAAACGGCGGTTATTCCAGCTTCTGGAACGCTTATTTTGACTACTCCAGTTTTAACTTCAAATTCAGTTTATCAATTGGTGAGTATAGTAAGTGGTACTGTTCCAGCGTGTAGTAATACCTTAACAGGTAGCGCTACGGTTGTTGTTAACCCAATACCAGTTGCTACATCTAATCCAGTAGGAGAGACCATTTGTTCTGGAACAAGTAGTAACATTAATTTATTTAGTACTGTTGCAGGCACAACATTTAATTGGGTTGTTACTACGCAATCAGGAGTAAGTGGTGCTACAAACGGTTCGGGATCATCCATAGTTCAAACATTAACTGCTACAGGTATTTCAAATGGATTTGTGATTTATACCATTACTCCAACAGCTAATGGTTGTTCAGGTCCATCGATTACTGTTCAAGTAAATGTGACACCCAAACCGGTTGCTAGTTTTACAGGTAATTTGACTTATTGTGATGGTGATACAACTGCAATAACATTAAATAGTACTATTCCAGGGACGACATTTACATGGAATGTTGCTTCTTCAAATTTAGATACAGCAACAGTTCAGCCAGGTTCAGGAAGTACTATTTCTCAAAGTTTAAATTTACTTAATGCAGTTAATACAGGTTCGGTAACTTATACGGTATTACCTTTTGCAAACAATTGTTATGGAGATCCTATATCAGTTGCAATACAAGTGAATCCGATTCCAGATGTTGTAGTAACAGCTGTAGATGATTCAATCTGTTCAGGGGAGATGGTACAGATTAATTCAGTAAGTAATATTACAGGTACTACATTTAACTGGGTGATAACAAATCAAACAGGTGCAATTGTTACGGGAGCTACATCAGGGACAGGTTCTTCAATTAACCAAGTAATTACAACAACAAGTCCAGTTGCTTCAGGTACGGTTACTTATCAAGTTACTCCTGTTAAGAATGGATGTGTTGGTCTGCCACAAACGATAGTTATTACAGTTAGTCCAAGGTCAGAGATATTTGGGGTTTTACCACAATTACCTATATGTAGTGGAACAGCAACCAATATTGTATTAGGCGCATCATTGCCAGGTACAACATTTGATTGGGTTATTTCGTCTTATTCAGGAGTTTCAGGAATGAGTGCTGGTTCTGGTTCTGTTATTGCACAAACATTGTCTGTAACGGGTAATGTTCAAGGTTCCGTTACTTATGCTGTAACGCCGAGTTTGAATGGATGTAGTGGTACTACGGTTTATTATACTGTGTTGGTAAATC is a window of Flavobacterium indicum GPTSA100-9 = DSM 17447 DNA encoding:
- a CDS encoding PKD-like domain-containing protein encodes the protein MRKITLLIAFFISAITYSQGLNCAGADPMCSGQGGPYNNSNNTTSPGNAAGYGGVNCLGSTPHPAWFVWTVGTAGNMDFTLSQTNGDVDFCLWGPFASHDTACGSLFGYSPGYTGPNNVVDCSYSASATEIVNISNAQIGQVYILLVTNFNQNQGTYTINQTGGGGSLSCDVVCGVTLGPDIITCPASKNLTATFLSPPTTPGTPVYQWYLNGVLQPAYTTQTINVNQAGTWSVVVTRPGCSDAATDSVDIVYTSSSTMTTPPDITICNYVSPIVFNLNSVINIITNGSPGDFENYGFYLTQADAINNTNMIPSAQWGAYPGTPGQTIYFGGENIAVGTGCREEVHFQLLQVACAVVTPPNLVVCDDSSNDGFATFNLDPQTPIALGSNNPANYNVTYHTSLSDANGDLNAISPTNSFTNTVNPQTIYIRLEESSNAANFTTTSFQLQVVSQPTVTISGTASICNGGSTNLTFTGTPGALITYTDGTSNFTTTIDSAGTSVVSVSPTVTTTYSLINASITPPGCTNPQSGSVTITVSQQVVGTLSYSPSDFCTTDASTYAPIFTTTTAGSGSCASNVPTYSATPAGLFIDATTGVITPALSLPGTYTVTINYPACGGCAAAGYTTTVTVASPTTSTISYTTPLCTSDVSTYAPTLVGATGASNYTAVPVGLTINSTTGVITPSTSLPGTYTITYLPNGVGACPTIPTPTTVTVTAAPTASISYAGTPYCTTVTASQAVTLTGTNAYTGGTFTSTAGLTLDATTGAIVPSTSVPGTYTVTYTIPASAGCASVPVTTTVTITGAPTATISYAGTPFCNNSTAPQAVTLTGTNAYTGGTFVSTAGLTLDATTGAITPSTSVPGTYTITYTIPASAGCASVPATTTVTVTAAPTASISYAGTPYCTTVTASQAVTLTGTNAYTGGTFTSTAGLTLDATTGAIVPSTSVPGTYTVTYTIPASAGCASVPVTTTVTITGTPTATISYAGTPFCNNSTAPQAVTLTGTNAYTGGTFVSTAGLTLDATTGAITPSTSVPGTYTITYTIPASAGCASVPATTTVTVTAAPTASISYAGTPYCTTVTASQAVTLTGTNAYTGGTFTSTAGLTLDATTGAIVPSTSVPGTYTVTYTIPASAGCASVPVTTTVTITGAPTATISYAGTPFCNNSTAPQAVTLTGTNAYTGGTFVSTAGLTLDATTGAITPSTSVPGTYTITYTIPASAGCASVPATTTVTVTAAPTASISYAGTPYCTTVTASQAVTLTGTNAYTGGTFTSTAGLTLDATTGAIVPSTSVPGTYTVTYTIPASVGCASVPVTTTVTITGAPTATISYAGTPFCNNSTAPQAVTLTGTNAYTGGTFVSTAGLTLDATTGAITPSTSVPGTYTITYTIPASAGCASVPATTTVTITSLPTATIAVSPATICSGGTSTITFTGSANATITYTVNNGANQTIVLNSSGSATLTTPALTNSSIYTLVSVANGCVTPLSGTVTVNVLPLPTAGITGSTICQNTSGTVTITGTPNATVTYTVNGGLNQTAVIPASGTLILTTPVLTSNSVYQLVSIVSGTVPACSNTLTGSATVVVNPIPVATSNPVGETICSGTSSNINLFSTVAGTTFNWVVTTQSGVSGATNGSGSSIVQTLTATGISNGFVIYTITPTANGCSGPSITVQVNVTPKPVASFTGNLTYCDGDTTAITLNSTIPGTTFTWNVASSNLDTATVQPGSGSTISQSLNLLNAVNTGSVTYTVLPFANNCYGDPISVAIQVNPIPDVVVTAVDDSICSGEMVQINSVSNITGTTFNWVITNQTGAIVTGATSGTGSSINQVITTTSPVASGTVTYQVTPVKNGCVGLPQTIVITVSPRSEIFGVLPQLPICSGTATNIVLGASLPGTTFDWVISSYSGVSGMSAGSGSVIAQTLSVTGNVQGSVTYAVTPSLNGCSGTTVYYTVLVNPAPTPDLEDGHICVNQSTGTTYQTYTLQSGVPAAGHVFEWFFNGSTTPIAGATGPNYTADQAGTYTVEVRDIVTNCEGTATANVTIVYPATSFVTTVTDAFTGNATITVTVTQPGSGNLVYSLDGGAWQDSNVFTNVEAGEHVVAVGDLEGCTYLEDTVLVIDYMNYFTPNGDGYNDRWNIVGLNAQHNAKIYIFDRYGKLIKQIDPLGEGWDGKFNGQDLPSTDYWFSVDYTENEQQKQFKAHFSLKR